The Oryza brachyantha chromosome 7, ObraRS2, whole genome shotgun sequence genomic interval CAACAGAAAAGTCATTCAGGGAATTCCCTATGAGGAAAAATGCTTGTAGTACTCTAGATCCTGAAATCCAccaaataagacaaaataaGCACAACGTATGGGGCCCCATGAATACCAGCTTAGGACTTGTTTGGGAAGCCCAAACCCAGTAGAATCCAGACCTTTCCCTGTGGTAGATTTAGATGCACATAGATGGTCATTATTGTTTCTGTCTAGTATTAGGATTGTTTGCGTGAATTCTTTGTATTGAACAGCTAAACGTTGTTGGgatttttttcaacattgtAGTTTTCTCATTGATTCGTTGATTGTTATGGAagtttctgaacttaattggaCATGTGCCTAATCTTACTTCTCCCAAATGGAGCCAAGAATTCTTCAATTCTTTTTCCATTGCAGGGCTATTGTCCATGCGGTTGAACGTGATCCACCTCCATGCCAAGGTGATTTACCCATGGGCCATGTGTTCGTGTTCTAACACCCAAACAAGTCTTTATGGGGTACCATTCACAGGGTACCAGATGTGTAAACAGGGTTAATGTAATAAACCAATCAGATAGCTACATGTAAGAGTcccaaatattaaaaaaaatccaactaCCACCATTTTTCCTAATCTCCTTTATCCAACTCATCATCTACCACCTTTGCTTGCCATGAAGAAGATAAGATGGAGGCCTGAAGCCCAGCCAGTGTTATTTTGCCATAAATCCAATCAACACCACCTCAGAGATTAAGTTTATGATTATACCCTGCACGGGTCATTTTCGCAGGCACCAACCTTCGGAGTCCCCTAAGCTAAGGTATCCTGCCAGTTGATCCTGAGGCTCAAGCCAAACTGCAGTCGCAACCACATTGTGGTAAATTTGTGTTGGAATAGAGATTGCCATTTccaattctttttctttcctgttATTGAAGCAAAGTAGATTTGATCCCAATTCCCATTGTTAGCAGTGATGTACGGTGAATATGAGTACAACGCCTGAATTCTTATCAGCTTATTTTGAAAGAACATTAGCAGCACTGCAAGGTATTTTCTTTCCATCGCATGTTAATGTAAAAAACAACATATGCATCAAAATACAGtagataatataataattatatccATCAAAGACTAGACACATTATTAGTTATGCCTCACCAAAAATGGAAGAAAGTTTTCAAGAGTTATCAAATAGATAGTCCCAATAGCCAATTGCCAATAGTAGTGTGCACAGttgttgatttaaaaaacaaagagcATAACGGATAGTTTGGGCGATCCAACACCAACTTTTGTAAAACCACAGCATTTGATGTGAGTCCATTTTAGGGAACTGTGGTAGTGGACCAAGATATACAGAAGTTTCCTAAATCGACCGAAATGCAAGAATTCATTCTAGCTTTAACTGCAAGGAATTTTCTCTTACTTCAACCTTGCATAGGATTTCAATAGACAGTTCAAGCGAAAAGCCAATTAGAAATAACTGCAACAGTTAATGGGATCATTATAGTATGAACATTAATAAACTGCAAAAATCAATAGATAACCTGCTTAAGAACAAGGAGATTGCTCTTCTCCACCTCCCTGGCAAGCTTCTCCAACCTCCTGAGCATTCCTACATACATTCCATCGATCTCCGCCACCTGTGCTGCCGCAGAGCCCATGATCCCCTGCAGCTTCCCTAGCCTAAACCCGCCCACCATCCCATCCACCGCATTCTGCTCCCCAATGGTGTCCGTGCCGTCTGCTGCTGCCGACGGTGAGGGCCATGGAAGTGGCAGCCAGGGCATCGGAGACTCGGGGGCAAAGGAGTGGTACTGGTCCCGAAAGCCGGGGCCGACATTGGCGACGTCGAGCGAGGTCGGGACGAGGCGGGAGTCGATCAGGAGGAAGGCGCGGTGGTCGTAGGTGTGAGTGGAGAGgttgggggaggaggaggaggagacgaggaggaAAAGGAGGGGGTGGTTGAGCGCAAGGGCTTTGGAGAGGGAGCGGGCGAGGGAGAGCTCGCGCATGGAGGGGCGGAgagcggtgcggcggcgggaggagaagAAGCCGATCGTGGCGGGGCCGGCAGCGGGGGAGGGCTGGAAGCGACCGAGGGGGTCGGAGAGGGTGGAGGGGCGGGAGAGGGATGAATGgccggagatggagatggacaTGGCGGGGGCGGACTGGGCCGGCGCGTGGTCGTCGTAGTCGGAGAGGGAAGGAGCCGGGGGCGGGACGCTCGAGGCGCGGCCGGAGAGGAGGCCGTCGCAGCCTCCGTTGGCCATCGCGCAGCGCTggaggagcgcggcgagggccGCGCCGGAGATGGAGATCTTGGTCACCGCCGGAGCGGCggtgtcgccggcggccatcGGCGGTGGCTTGGAGAATCGAGTGGGcttcccttccccttccctctCCAGGGGTCAATGGCAGTACTTTCAGCCCAAATATTTGCGTCAATTCAGCCCAACTGTGCGCGTAGTTTCAGCCCAAAACTGCGTATGAATTCTCCTCATCAATTCGACCCAAAAGTGCAAGTCAATTCGGCCCATAGATGCTCAGCGTATTGCCAAATATTTTGGCCCAAGTATTCGTGTCAATTCGGCCCATATTTCCGAGTCGATTCGAAGAGCgcgtggccgccggcggcgccgtcggcggcgcgaggagaaGCCAATGGCGGAGGAGGCCTTGAAGCGGTCGGATCGGAGATGGAGGAGTGGTGGGATAGGGAGGAGTggccggcggtggagagggACAAGGCGGGGGTTAACTGGGCCGGTGCGTTGTCGCCGTGGTCGGGGAAGTGGCAGCGATGCCTGACCCAGGCCGAAGAGGAGGCCGTCGCAGTCGCCGGATCCCACGGCGCCGGAGCAGCGCCGCAAGGGCAGCGACGGAGCAGCGTCGTCCCCGACGGCGCAGGTCGCACTAGCAGGCAACGAGCACACAGGCACgtctcccttcccttcccctgTGCAGTTTGTGCATCGCTGTGCTGACCTGACCTCAATGTTTCACTGAAGAGAGAAATATTATTCCCTTGACTGAATATACATTTGAAATGCATTTCCAGCATGTGCAATCAccatttcatgaaaaaaaaatcaaaacatttgAGATCATCATATGGGAATGGGACTAACAAGCAGTGCTGACACTCCAAATGTCATCACACTTTtaggaaaattaagcaaagcTCAACACCATGAATTAACCCTCACAGGGATATATCAAATAATCCATTCATGGAATTTCCATCTTGTTCGGTACCAATTCAGTTTTGCAGTATCATCAAAATATCTCAACATTGAACGGTTTTCAGCTTCATGCGAAAGAGGAATAAGAGCTTATGTATGTCTACAGCTCCCAGTTCACGCAAAAGAAGAGCCTTCTAAGTTTTAACTATCAGTTTGCTGTCTACTTGTCAGAATCTAACTAAATTCACAGTTTCGATATCGTTGACAGTCAGAGAACAATGGCCGAGCAGTAGCACCTCCTGCCAACTGACCTCGACTCAGTAGTCACCCAACCACACCCTTCCTTGTAGCGTTCCACCTGATAAATCACGCAGCATCAAGGGTTAATTCTTAGTCACAAGACAAATTTGAGAGTTGTACAGGAAAAACAGAATGATGAAAACAAGTGCTTAAGGTAGGCAAAAAATCAATGATCATTTGAAATGCAGTGGACAATAGCAAGGGGGACTGGCATGGTAACAAATGATCTATGCAGAAGACACAGGGAAATCCTTGACTGGTAATTCCAGCACAGTGATGGCCTCACAGTGAAAAACTGGCAACTAAATACAAGGTTTTAGATATTTCATAGTTGCTGTCAGCTTAGAGCTTAGTTGAGTATTGATGTAACATAGACACTTAGCCAGTATGGAAATGGTAAGAATTTGCATGTTGCAGTAGCTACCTACCACATCCAAGATTGCATCTGCTTCACCTTTCACCCCACCAAACGTGAAGATCGAGCCACCAAGCACAGCTGAAGAATGATATCCTCTGGTGTAGTTCATGGGTTCAACCATCACCCATGATGGCATTCGTGGCTCATACAACTCGACTGTAGCTACCATTGCTTTGGCCTCAGAGTCGTAACCACCAATCGAGAATCTGAATGAAAACGAGTAACAAAATACATCAACAGAGCTATAGAAGGTAATATACACCATGACAGGTTCAATCCTCAAGAGTACATTCTGCAACCTTCTGTTGCAGAGGCCAGGAGACCATGAGTTTATAAATGCTTTCATTATCCTAAAAAGATATGTTCTACAACTTATTTAAGAGAATTCTACAAACCTTTAGTTGGTTGTTTTGAAGTACAAAGAAAGAACTACAAACTTACATCTTGTCATCAAGCACTGCCAGTGTGTGACAACCTCTTCCTGTACTCAAGTTTGGTAGTCTTTTCCAACCAGGTTCCCGAGGATCAAGTCTCTCAGCAGAGCTGGTAACACAGCATGtgttagaataaaaaaattcggaGGTGTTCCTCACTTTAATGGAATAATAATTTCCCGGGCATAAGAATAGGACAGTAATATTGTACATTTACACTAAGCCAAGCTTTTAAGATATTTGGAGGTATCTTTTTAGCAGGCAGGTCTCGTTATGTTTATTGTATCTGCACCAGAAAAAAACTGAACAAATCAAGAACTACAAGCATAAAAGGACATCACCTAAGATATTGAATACCATTGAAGCCTCCAACTGCATAAATTGCACCGTTAAGTTCCACGCCTGCTAGAGCAAAACGCTGTAAAACCAAGCGGAAGATGTCACTCAAACAAAAGAATTCATCACATGATCTATGGttcagaagaaaatattttcccaaAACAAATAGTATAGGAAACTGAAGTAAAATCCTTATCTAGTACACAAAAAGGAAGAATTTGCTGCCTCATTATACAACTACACAAGTATGAGTTTCCCAGGAGAAATTGTTGGCTTGCTGCTCGCTACGCAAGTATGAATTTTCAGAATTAAATGATCAATATTTTTCGAAGAATTTTTCATTTCCTAGATAATTTGTGTACATTCTACTAAGAGCTTCACTAATCCACGAGCACAAATATTTTAGTTCCTGAACCAAGTGGGTGGTGGGGACCAGAGAGTGACTAATACCTTTTCCAGCATAGGCCGATATTTAGTCCACTTTCCGTAAGCCGGATCAAATACTTCAACGTCAGAGAAACACTCGTttccatcaccaccaccatatGCATAGATTTTTCCATTGAAGCTAACTGCAGCAAGGCTCCCTTTATCATGACTAAATGATGGGCATGTGGTCCAATCATCACGCCTTCGGTCGTAACAGTCAACTTCAtgaaagaaaaggtaaatgCAGAATTAGACAACAGAAATCAAAGAGGAAACAAAATAGAGAATCCAATAGTAACCTGTATCAAACCAGCAGgctccatcaccaccaccaagaACAAATATCTTGCCATCTAATGCAACAGTTGAGGCATATGACTTTCCAACAGCCATTGGTTTGAGAGGTGTTAGTACGTCCAATGAAGGGGAAAAAGAGTCTAGTGATGGCAAAAATGAGAAGCCATCAAAACCACCAACTATATAAATGACATCTTCTGATCCCAAACATTGTTCAACAAACTGGCTAAGGGAATCATCCAGGGTTAAAGGATCTATCTTTGAATTCAATGTCTTCACCGTGCCCTTAAGCTCTACAACTCGTTTTAGTAACCTCTCATTCACCCCTTGTAGGTATTTGAGTTCTTTGTTGGACCAAGCCTGCATTTTGACAACAAAATAGATTCAACCACCAAGGAAGATTAATTTTCTAGGACTTCCAAACTTTAGTTTGAGAATATATGAGATTCTCCTCACCTGACTAGTGACTACAACAAAGTTtgcttaaaatataatcattaagTAAAAATTAACTAGATGTGAGACCAATTCATAACCATAATAGTAAATTCATAGATATCATAATGCCTCTTTTATTTCTGGTAAGCTGGTAGGTAAAAAGGTAAAATGCACTGCAAACATCTTATCTATTCTCCCTTTTAGTACCATAACAGGTCTAGCCATTCTAGACTGCAATAATCAGCTATTGTTGATGAAAGCGAATATTGAACACATGCAACCAAGCTTAGTATCTGTAAACTAATATACAATGATTTAATCAACATGATATCTCCTTTATTTTCTTCATCCTTACCTTTTAGCCTTTGCATGCTAAAGGAATATTATATCAATGAAACTCTACAATTTTCTTAAACTTCTCACTTGTTTTATGCATATGATACACAATTCATAACTTTAAGATTGCAATCGTAGTATAACAAGTTGGTGGAATTTCAAGGGAGACCTGATTCTTCTCTATGACCACTATCCGCTCATATAACTCTTTGACTATTTGTACCAACTGCACAAACAACACTAATGTGAGAAATTTGGTATAGAGGCAAAAGCTGAGTGTTAGCAAGATTGAATGAATAGACACACAAAACAAGGATGATAATACAAGATGCAGCTATGAGCAAAGTTATAACCTTGGTTTCTGTACAGGACTCAGATACCAATGGTTGCATCAGCAAATTAGGATCCCAGGAGAGCTGATCTACTTCAGAATCTAAGTTATCTGGCAAATTAGAGTGTCCATCCAGAATTGCACATTCAACATCTTGCACATGCTTACAGCTATATGCATCAACACATTCAGTTTGAGTAGCATTTGCATAAAAATCAGAATTCCTCTGCTGGACAGACAAACTTTTGAGCTTTTCCAATACCCGTTTGAAGCTAAGCTTATCCTGCTGACCAgactgttgttgttgttgttgtacttgttcttgctgctgttgcacTTGAACCTCCTTACCTGGTAGTACACACTCCTCACTCACTGGGTCTGGGGATGTGTCTCCACAACCCAGATCATCAAAACCATTCAAACTTTCATTACCTGAGCTAGCATGCTCTGCATCGACATTCCCTGTTCCACCTTGCTCAAATTTGTTCTTGCTTACAACATCTGCATATGACTTTACAACCTTCTCCAGTTTAAGACCATTGTTCACCTCGTACAATGGTGCCCATGATGATCTCACAGGCTCATTAGCTGGTTTTGCAACAGGAGGCGTCCAGAAATTGTTGGTAGAAGGTGAAGGGGTAAACATATCCATCAAAGCACTTGTTTGTGCATGGTCCATTTCAAACTGGAAAAAATGAAGCTTCTGGCCAGGGGCACCAGGCATCTTCTGGTAGTAGTTTGCTAGAATAGCCTCTCTAAACTGACTTTCTGCTAGTGGAACACACCACACTTTTACCCGCATGGCAACCTAGACCAGAGAGGATTGTTGGAGTCATAAGTCATTTCATTGAGATTTAGTAAGAATATGGCTTCCAAAGATACAGAGATCAGAGATTGTACCTGAGCAGGATAGCTTGTCTTTCCCTTGCCATCTTGTGTCCATGCATTTGATTCAGGACAGAACTTGCCATTGCTTGCAGCTTCATAGATACCATATAATTTGCGGTCATCGTaattgaaaaggaaaagaggtaGTCCTTCCTTGATATTTTGTACATACGAGAGATGTGTTCTTGGCAAACCTGAAACATGGCACAAATAGCTAATAAGTTGGTGGATTACCTAAGAAGTTGCGATCCTTTGAAAGGTTTATTCTCTTGAATCACAGGAAGAAATGAATGTGTCAATTGTATTACTCAGTTTTGCAAATAGATAACTTATGCAAGAGTTTGAATTAACAAAGACAAGACCATACCAAAAAGTTGCCGTGAGTGGCATTCTGCGATGGTATTGTTTGTGCAGCCAAATATTACAGCTCCAAGGTCTTGTGGTCGGAGGTTTCTTGCTGAAACAGACAGGTTTGTGGGCCTCCCATTTTTCACAATCTGGCTCCAAGAGGATTTTCTCTTCACCATCATATTGATGCTACAAGATGAgaaccaaacaaaaagaaataaactgAGTGCAGTGTATTACTGATTCTGTTTTTAAGGAAAACTCTTTAGGAATCCCTAACATTATTTTCAAGAGATGAAAGTAGAACGAAGTATTCCAAATCTCCAACAGAGTCTAATCAGCCGGTTTTTTCTTGTAGATAATGGAAAAGAACTTGACTTTTTTGTAAGAAATCGCATAATCAAATCATATTTTGTACATTATACGGAGAAGAACATGATTTTGTGAGAACTAGCATAATCAAACCATGTTACTGAAGCTTACTACTGCACACTAGAAGTTCTCGTACACTCGCATTTGGTGCAGTACGTATTTCAGACGTTTCTGAATCACAATAGGCGAGAGAGTAATGCACATCGACATATCAAAGTGAGTTAACCCTCTGAGATACATTTTTATAGCTGGGCGCGCAATGTTGAGTTATTAAAGCTAGGCATGACACATTTTAGCACACCATTCTGTGAGTAGAATGCAAAGTGAaacctctcttcttcttcttttttttttttgaaatagacctctctttttttttcaaatgaccAAACTCAAAGTTTTAATTATGAGAAATATGCAAAGCAAGAGTTCCAACAAAGGCATAGGCAACTAACTTGTTTCTTGATGGCTTATatgtagaagaaaaaaaaaggagaaataaCTCACGAAAAATTAGTGAACTCAAAAGGAGAATCAAAATGCGCTCCAGTTCAATCAATGTCCCAGTAAAAAGAATCAGTAAAAGGCCCGGTCCTCTCATAACATTTTCATGTGGGGTTGCAGGGCAAAATCAATGATGGAACCAAACAAGTACTGCATCGATCTAGTGACAGGCCAAAGATCACACATGTAAAATCAATGAAGTAGCAAGCGAACCATCCCATTCAAGAACCAAACAAGTGCTcgagagaaggaaaaaaaagagagcacAAACTGCAAAACCCTATTTTTGCTCAAGAACCCGCGCCCTGCGTGCATCGCAGCACAGGAAGCAGCCAATCCATGCCACTCGAGTAAAAGTTCATTCAAAAATCCAAGAAATAGCACACTGCCATCGAACAAGTTTCCTTTTTTGCTGAGATGAAAGCAGgatgaatggatggatggatggataccGGTGACTTCAGCGCCCCTGCTCGCGGAAGATCGGCGCAGgcggaaggaggaggagcccgTCCTGGGCCGCCGCAAGGGAGAGCGCGGTTtgggggagctcgccggccggctgtCCCTGCCGCGTACGGGAGAGAGACGACGGAGAAAAGAACTCTATATAGGACTGTAGTACTAGAAAAGACTGAGGGCATTTTGGTCTTCAGAAAATGTACGGAACGGACTATCGTCTtgcacaaatttaattttaataatttgacaCTATTACGTTATTTTTCGATTCATGTGCTTAATgttttaactatttgttttatttaaaaattttgtataaaagattaaaaaaattagtcatcataaagtattattcatattttatcatctagtaacaataaaaatattaatcacaaaaaaattttaaataaaacaaagagtctatctaaaaattaaaaaatggtcTTATTtcgagacggaggtagtatttatgTTAGTACTCTGGAGTACAATATATGAGACCATTGAGTAGACCAGTATCTAATAATCAAACCTAATCTTAGGTgtgtcaaaaaatcaaatctctcATCGTCTAGACAGAGTTAACGAGCCGCTGACGCCTTATGCTCCTTCGCCGTCCATGTTGCCTCCCTGTGCGCTCGCGCCGCGCTGCTCTCTTCCATCGATGACTCTGTCAGTGCTACTCCCCTCCACCGGCTTCTATCGTCCTGTGTCTCACCTGCGTTGTGTCCTTTCGGCTATCTCTTCCCATGACACCATGACACACAGATGATATTAACTGATATCATGGTTTATAATGATCTCTGTCTGAACGAAATCTAATCTAGTTCTGTTAGCCTTTAGGTCCTTCTCCGGTATATTCTGCtgatagtattatactaccagtagaactaatctcaaCTATTGATTAAAATTGTTATTTTgcactttattaattaattgattagtattgtgtaattttgtttttggcaataaagattataataaaaagaacaatattacccctttaaatttctagtACACGTAATAGTgttggtaatataatttaatcacaaccgtccgataaaaataaatcaacggtATCGATTAAATTCTATTACCCATAGAATGCATGGGAGACTGACCCTTAGCCTTTTCATTTGGCTGGAAATGTTTTCGTGGTTACAATGATATTTACTCCTAgataaaatatctacatgaaaaatatcattatgcTAAGaagtataaactttttatacagAGAGCttatatacataaagtttgtatatatattcgcATAAGTTAACAATGTAACAGACGCATGAATGTTTGCATGTTAGCCTTTTCGATTGTCGACTGTGGTAGGCTGCTACTACTAGCCCCCATCGACTTACTAATTACCAAAACCAACATGTTGGGTCGCAGTCATACCAAAATTATGCTGCCGTGTTGATGGGAACAAGAACAAGTACATGTTCAGCGACGACACACACGCAGAAACTGTTCACAAAATCAAAACGCACAGTAAAAAGATGATCCTCTTGGCAGCAAAAAGATCGGGCATCAAAAGCTCGAGcgagagaaagagggagagagagatgcaaAATGTCAGGATCCATGATAGAAGCAGAAAGAGAGGGCCCACCCCCACAGAAGCGCAGATACAAACGCAGCTTCCGTTCCAGCCAAGATGGAAAAGAAACGACAGAGATGAGATAAAACATCTCCAAGCAGGGATGGCCATAGCCCATAGGCAGGGGACATGGCGACTTTACTCCCTTGTAAGTAACTGTAGAATTGAAATCACAAATCAAATATGCTCCATTCATTTCAAAGTATAAGTATAGCTAgagtttaaattattttatcacaCTATAAGCATTTATGTAGCGATTATCATGATTCTGATTATTCCAatgattttagagttaatcAGATGCTTAGAAGTGAATCTAaccaattttaaattcaaaagttgACAACTAAAGcgacttaaaaaatattttaacatctTCTTAGTCTATGCTTAACAATTTACAAAcactcatattttaaaacagggtagtaaatatttataatatactatTCTCGGTACTAATTGCCCCATCAATCATTTTACTCTAGATTATTTCAATTTTATCTTCACCTACATTTTCACTCTCTCCCGGtcctcatttattaagaaacatcataatattttcttcttaattttattctttgttaaataacctataaatttttagaacaaagaTAGAATTACATAACATATTGGTGCATGTGGATATTCCCATCAGTACACGATAGCAGATTAAGAACACTGCCCGTGCATGCCAGCTTCCACAAGCGCCTGTACCTGCTAACATGTTAACTTATGTCTTACGTGTTTAtaattactacctccatttcatatcttacatccgtttcatatcgtaagatttcatagttttgtctaaatttattaattaataaatatgcataatttatatatgttcagatttattagtatccatatgaatctagtcaaggcttaaaagttttacatcgtgaaacggagagagtaatagTCTTAGCAGTTAAATAGACAAAGCAAGCAGTCTGTTCTGGTTTGCCCGTTAGGTACAAGTTACAACTTTAAACCCAAACCAGCAACACATGGGTGCAAAAATGGAGAATAAACCTAACTTTAATAGGACTTTTACCCATCTATAAATTGGATCCATTGCCAGCCCTACCTCCCAGTCTCCTTTTTCAGCTATTGCATTGTGTCGATGGACCAGTTCTGTCTGTCTACAccgattattattttttaaaacaaacaacGGTGAAGTTTCTATTGATAtagtaacaaaaagtaaaatcctaaactaaacaaaactaaaatccTGGCGTATGATaatcagaaaagaaaactatCCGGTCAACAATACCTAAGAATTTTCTTATCTTCTAGCTTAGCTCATGTTTTGGAATAGCTATTCTTACCGTTGGATCATATTGGATCCGACTATCAAAGTATTATTGGATTGAATATTCTAGTTTAATAGTAAGGGTAAAAATGGATTGGACTTGATGA includes:
- the LOC102704905 gene encoding uncharacterized protein LOC102704905, with product MAAGDTAAPAVTKISISGAALAALLQRCAMANGGCDGLLSGRASSVPPPAPSLSDYDDHAPAQSAPAMSISISGHSSLSRPSTLSDPLGRFQPSPAAGPATIGFFSSRRRTALRPSMRELSLARSLSKALALNHPLLFLLVSSSSSPNLSTHTYDHRAFLLIDSRLVPTSLDVANVGPGFRDQYHSFAPESPMPWLPLPWPSPSAAADGTDTIGEQNAVDGMVGGFRLGKLQGIMGSAAAQVAEIDGMYVGMLRRLEKLAREVEKSNLLVLKQENRNLLLRSRYAGLE
- the LOC102715404 gene encoding uncharacterized protein LOC102715404, translating into MMVKRKSSWSQIVKNGRPTNLSVSARNLRPQDLGAVIFGCTNNTIAECHSRQLFGLPRTHLSYVQNIKEGLPLFLFNYDDRKLYGIYEAASNGKFCPESNAWTQDGKGKTSYPAQVAMRVKVWCVPLAESQFREAILANYYQKMPGAPGQKLHFFQFEMDHAQTSALMDMFTPSPSTNNFWTPPVAKPANEPVRSSWAPLYEVNNGLKLEKVVKSYADVVSKNKFEQGGTGNVDAEHASSGNESLNGFDDLGCGDTSPDPVSEECVLPGKEVQVQQQQEQVQQQQQQSGQQDKLSFKRVLEKLKSLSVQQRNSDFYANATQTECVDAYSCKHVQDVECAILDGHSNLPDNLDSEVDQLSWDPNLLMQPLVSESCTETKLVQIVKELYERIVVIEKNQAWSNKELKYLQGVNERLLKRVVELKGTVKTLNSKIDPLTLDDSLSQFVEQCLGSEDVIYIVGGFDGFSFLPSLDSFSPSLDVLTPLKPMAVGKSYASTVALDGKIFVLGGGDGACWFDTVDCYDRRRDDWTTCPSFSHDKGSLAAVSFNGKIYAYGGGDGNECFSDVEVFDPAYGKWTKYRPMLEKRFALAGVELNGAIYAVGGFNGIQYLSSAERLDPREPGWKRLPNLSTGRGCHTLAVLDDKIFSIGGYDSEAKAMVATVELYEPRMPSWVMVEPMNYTRGYHSSAVLGGSIFTFGGVKGEADAILDVVERYKEGCGWVTTESRSVGRRCYCSAIVL